A region from the Paraurantiacibacter namhicola genome encodes:
- a CDS encoding LD-carboxypeptidase → MTRIAICAPATPITRDHAAALEALVAEEFPQHSVWFHEQCFASQDHFAGPDQQRMDALVECANHPDYDAVWFAKGGYGSNRIAQAATTFMDGEARRKTFVGFSDMGYLLAMLYKLDIGQQVHGPMPVSARSESGREGVRRVLRWFSGDTSGVEPSVDGRTPTAAFNLITLSMIAGTPLMPDLRGHVVMVEEVSEHLYAVDRLFFHLTNLLPPGLAGLRLGEVNHVPENDREFGQSAEDIARFWCARMGIPYLGRAQIGHYAGNHVVPFGLASPAGAA, encoded by the coding sequence ATGACCCGCATCGCCATCTGCGCGCCCGCAACGCCGATCACCCGCGACCATGCCGCCGCGCTGGAGGCGCTGGTGGCGGAGGAATTCCCGCAGCATTCTGTCTGGTTCCACGAACAATGCTTTGCCAGCCAGGACCACTTCGCCGGGCCGGACCAGCAGCGCATGGATGCGCTGGTGGAATGCGCCAACCACCCGGATTACGACGCGGTGTGGTTTGCGAAGGGCGGTTATGGCTCCAACCGCATCGCGCAGGCCGCGACCACGTTCATGGATGGGGAGGCGCGGCGCAAGACCTTCGTCGGCTTCTCGGACATGGGGTATTTGCTCGCCATGCTGTACAAGCTGGATATTGGCCAGCAGGTGCACGGACCCATGCCGGTAAGCGCGCGCAGCGAGAGCGGGCGCGAGGGGGTGCGGCGCGTGCTGCGCTGGTTCTCCGGCGACACCAGCGGCGTGGAGCCAAGCGTGGATGGCCGCACGCCTACGGCTGCCTTCAATCTCATCACCCTGTCCATGATCGCGGGCACGCCGCTGATGCCGGACCTGCGCGGGCATGTGGTGATGGTGGAGGAGGTGAGCGAGCACCTTTACGCCGTGGACCGGCTGTTCTTCCACCTGACGAACCTGCTGCCCCCGGGCCTTGCCGGATTGCGGCTGGGCGAGGTGAACCACGTGCCGGAGAATGACCGCGAGTTCGGCCAGTCGGCGGAGGACATCGCGCGGTTCTGGTGCGCGCGGATGGGCATCCCATACCTGGGGCGTGCGCAGATCGGCCATTATGCGGGCAACCATGTGGTCCCCTTCGGCCTTGCCAGCCCCGCAGGCGCTGCCTAA
- the fabD gene encoding ACP S-malonyltransferase: MRAFVFPGQGSQKVGMGKNLADASAAAREVFEEVDDALGQKLSAIMFEGPADDLTLTENAQPAIMANAIATLRVLEAEFGITLADKGDCVAGHSLGEYTALCAVGAFSLSDTARLLKLRGQAMQAAVPVGEGAMCALLGADIEKATALAEAAAEGEVCEIANDNDPSQVVLSGHKGAIERAVAMAKEHGIKRGIPLPVSAPFHCSLMQPAADAMARALEDTPPQAFRLPIFANVTAAAVEDAATEQGLLVQQVTGRVRWRESVLAMQDAGVTHFVELGGKVLGPMIGRIAPDVQVTSAVSMEDLDVLARLM; the protein is encoded by the coding sequence ATGAGAGCGTTCGTTTTTCCCGGACAGGGCAGCCAGAAGGTCGGCATGGGCAAGAACCTGGCCGATGCCAGCGCCGCCGCGCGCGAAGTGTTCGAGGAAGTGGACGATGCGCTGGGGCAAAAGCTGTCCGCCATCATGTTCGAAGGCCCGGCGGACGACCTGACGCTGACCGAGAACGCGCAGCCCGCCATCATGGCCAATGCCATCGCCACGCTACGGGTGCTGGAGGCGGAGTTCGGCATAACGCTGGCGGACAAGGGCGATTGCGTCGCGGGTCACTCGCTGGGCGAGTACACCGCGCTGTGCGCTGTCGGCGCATTCAGCCTTTCGGACACGGCGCGGCTGCTGAAACTGCGCGGGCAGGCCATGCAGGCCGCCGTGCCTGTGGGCGAGGGCGCGATGTGCGCGCTGCTGGGCGCGGATATCGAAAAGGCGACTGCGCTGGCCGAGGCGGCTGCCGAGGGCGAGGTGTGCGAGATCGCCAATGACAACGACCCCAGCCAGGTCGTCCTGAGCGGCCACAAGGGCGCGATCGAGCGCGCCGTGGCCATGGCCAAGGAACACGGCATCAAGCGCGGCATCCCGCTGCCCGTATCCGCGCCGTTCCATTGCTCGCTTATGCAGCCTGCCGCCGATGCCATGGCCCGCGCGCTGGAAGACACTCCGCCGCAAGCCTTCCGCCTGCCGATCTTCGCCAATGTTACCGCCGCCGCCGTCGAGGATGCGGCCACGGAGCAAGGCCTGCTGGTGCAGCAGGTGACGGGCCGCGTGCGCTGGCGGGAAAGCGTGCTGGCGATGCAAGACGCTGGCGTCACTCACTTCGTGGAACTGGGCGGAAAAGTACTGGGCCCCATGATCGGACGCATTGCGCCGGACGTTCAGGTGACAAGCGCGGTAAGCATGGAAGACCTCGATGTTCTGGCGCGGTTAATGTGA
- a CDS encoding beta-propeller domain-containing protein produces the protein MPSVIRFAAPAIALVLTAGCVPPSGGGEVASGKGMTSFASEADLEAFLKSRRQAAERVTTVDVQEMAVEEAAAPPTVAPPPPVAQSSVPAPEEGDSEQITNTQEQGVDEGGIVKNHGDHLVVLRRGRLFTLKTGGDVLAPVDSIDAFPPNDRNPDDTWYDEMLVAGDMVVVIGYSYGNGATEVSRFDIARTGELAYRDTHYLRSADYYSSRNYASRLIGQRLIMYAPLPMYGSNWREFVPAMAPRPANGEVASDFTPIAQPGDLYAPAPVLGDEEIGVSVLHTVTDCDLSKKEFTCETNGVFGGWGRNFYVSPDAVYVWTGPDGRYDEANASWLYRLPLDGSAPQSITVAGNPVDQFSFRQDGADGVLNVVVRAQGGGDAMWRPEVSSGDVALLRLPLSRFGDGSEKAPQDDYRDLPSVTGYNFQNRYVGGHLLYAGENPREPGVQSVLFAVPLKGGETERVALPHGVSRLDVIGRDGIAIGQDEKGGLGFSAIALAADGSARREDTYILPSAGEGENRSQAFFYRPSDATGDSGTLGLPVMLQRPDPRPASGNGGPPPVVSVTPPGSTPVPPPPPPPPYGGTKYLGSGSAILFLDRKSRKFSPAGQLEAYLQRQPDDGCQASCVDWYGNARPIFLGDRVFALLGYELVEGRRDPSGRIVERRRVDFTPRIVPARGSQ, from the coding sequence ATGCCGTCAGTGATTCGTTTCGCCGCCCCCGCCATCGCCCTGGTCTTGACCGCCGGGTGCGTCCCCCCGTCCGGCGGTGGCGAGGTCGCCAGCGGCAAGGGTATGACCAGCTTTGCCAGCGAGGCCGACCTCGAGGCCTTCCTGAAATCCCGGCGCCAAGCGGCAGAGCGCGTCACGACGGTCGATGTGCAGGAAATGGCGGTGGAAGAGGCTGCCGCCCCGCCCACGGTTGCACCGCCGCCTCCGGTCGCCCAGTCCTCCGTTCCCGCGCCGGAAGAGGGCGACAGCGAGCAGATCACCAATACGCAGGAACAGGGCGTGGACGAGGGCGGAATCGTGAAAAACCACGGCGACCACCTGGTGGTGCTGCGCCGTGGGCGGCTGTTCACGCTGAAGACTGGCGGCGATGTGCTGGCCCCGGTGGATAGCATCGATGCCTTCCCGCCGAACGACCGGAACCCCGATGACACCTGGTATGACGAGATGCTGGTGGCCGGCGATATGGTCGTGGTGATCGGATATTCCTACGGCAATGGCGCCACCGAAGTCAGCCGCTTCGACATCGCCCGGACGGGCGAGCTGGCCTATCGCGACACGCATTACCTGCGCAGCGCGGATTACTATTCCAGCCGCAATTACGCATCGCGCCTGATCGGGCAGCGCCTGATCATGTATGCCCCCTTGCCGATGTATGGCAGCAACTGGCGCGAATTCGTGCCTGCCATGGCTCCGCGCCCCGCAAACGGTGAAGTGGCGAGCGATTTCACGCCTATTGCGCAGCCGGGCGACCTCTACGCCCCGGCGCCCGTGCTTGGGGACGAGGAGATCGGCGTCAGCGTATTGCACACGGTCACCGATTGCGACCTGTCGAAGAAAGAGTTCACATGTGAGACGAACGGCGTGTTCGGCGGCTGGGGGCGCAATTTCTACGTCTCTCCGGATGCAGTCTATGTCTGGACCGGGCCGGATGGGCGGTATGACGAGGCGAACGCGTCGTGGCTTTACCGCCTGCCGCTGGATGGCAGCGCGCCGCAAAGCATCACTGTGGCGGGTAACCCCGTGGACCAGTTCAGCTTCCGCCAGGATGGCGCGGATGGCGTGCTGAATGTTGTCGTGCGCGCGCAGGGCGGCGGCGATGCCATGTGGCGTCCGGAAGTCAGCTCCGGCGATGTGGCGCTGCTGCGCCTGCCGCTGTCCCGCTTCGGTGACGGCAGCGAAAAGGCCCCGCAGGACGATTACCGCGACCTGCCGAGCGTCACGGGCTACAACTTCCAGAACCGTTATGTAGGCGGCCACCTGCTTTACGCGGGCGAGAATCCGCGCGAACCTGGCGTGCAGAGCGTCCTGTTCGCCGTGCCGCTGAAGGGCGGCGAGACGGAGCGCGTGGCGCTGCCGCACGGCGTCTCCCGCCTCGACGTGATCGGGCGCGACGGGATCGCCATCGGGCAGGACGAGAAGGGCGGGCTGGGCTTCTCCGCCATCGCGCTGGCCGCGGACGGCTCCGCCCGGCGCGAGGACACTTACATCCTGCCATCGGCGGGCGAGGGGGAGAACCGCAGCCAGGCCTTCTTCTATCGCCCCTCCGACGCGACGGGGGACAGCGGCACGCTGGGCCTGCCTGTCATGCTGCAGCGCCCGGATCCGCGCCCGGCCAGCGGCAATGGCGGTCCTCCGCCCGTGGTCAGCGTGACACCCCCGGGCAGCACGCCCGTGCCGCCGCCGCCGCCGCCACCGCCCTATGGCGGGACGAAGTACCTCGGCTCCGGCTCCGCCATCCTTTTCCTGGACCGCAAGTCGCGCAAGTTCAGCCCCGCCGGGCAGCTGGAAGCCTATCTCCAGCGCCAGCCGGACGATGGGTGCCAGGCATCCTGCGTCGACTGGTACGGCAACGCCCGCCCCATCTTCCTTGGGGACCGTGTCTTCGCCCTGCTGGGATACGAGCTGGTGGAAGGCAGGCGCGATCCGTCCGGCCGCATCGTGGAGCGTCGCCGCGTGGACTTCACCCCGCGCATCGTGCCCGCGCGCGGCAGCCAATAG
- the fabG gene encoding 3-oxoacyl-[acyl-carrier-protein] reductase: MFSLEGMNALVTGASGGIGSSICRALAAQGARLAVSGSNGDKLRAFREELNDEFGHDHVEITCNLSDAKQVDELVPAAVDTMGGIDILVNNAGITRDNLAMRMKDDEWDDVIRINLEAAFRLMRAAARPMMKAKFGRIVTITSVVGATGNPGQMNYAAAKAGLTGMTKSYAQEVASRGITANCVAPGFIRTAMTDVLPDAQKDALNARIPMGRMGEGEEIGAAVAYLASREASYVTGQTLHVNGGMAMLS; encoded by the coding sequence ATGTTTTCACTCGAAGGTATGAATGCGCTGGTGACTGGCGCGAGCGGCGGGATCGGTTCGTCGATCTGCCGGGCGCTGGCCGCACAGGGCGCCAGGCTGGCCGTCAGCGGCTCCAACGGAGACAAGCTGCGCGCCTTCCGCGAGGAGCTGAACGACGAGTTCGGCCATGACCATGTGGAGATCACTTGCAACCTGTCCGATGCAAAGCAGGTGGACGAGCTGGTCCCCGCTGCCGTCGATACGATGGGCGGGATCGACATCTTGGTGAACAACGCGGGCATAACGCGCGACAACCTTGCCATGCGCATGAAGGACGATGAGTGGGACGATGTCATCCGCATCAACCTGGAAGCTGCCTTCCGCCTGATGCGCGCTGCCGCCCGCCCGATGATGAAGGCAAAGTTCGGCCGCATCGTCACCATAACCAGCGTTGTGGGCGCGACGGGCAACCCCGGACAGATGAATTACGCCGCGGCCAAGGCGGGCCTGACCGGCATGACGAAGAGCTATGCGCAGGAAGTCGCCAGCCGCGGCATCACCGCCAATTGCGTGGCCCCCGGCTTCATCCGCACGGCGATGACGGACGTGCTGCCCGATGCGCAGAAGGACGCGCTGAACGCCCGCATCCCCATGGGCCGCATGGGCGAGGGCGAGGAGATCGGCGCTGCCGTCGCTTACCTCGCCAGCAGGGAGGCGTCATACGTCACCGGCCAGACGCTGCATGTGAACGGCGGCATGGCGATGCTGAGCTGA
- the dnaN gene encoding DNA polymerase III subunit beta: MKATIERTNLLRCLSHVQSVVERRNTIPILSNVLIEASGDGRVTVTATDLDLQVVESLDAASVEDAGSITVSAHLLFDIARKLPDGSQVSLETADNRMAVKAGRSRFSLPTLPRDDFPMIVEGDLPTSFELPAKTLAEMIDRTRFAISTEETRYYLNGIFLHVADDDGGVLKAAATDGHRLARFTLARPAGAEGMPDAIIPRKAVAELRKLLEESMDGNVQLDLSASKVRFTLGGEGGVVLTSKLIDGTFPDYSRVIPTGNDKLLKIDPKTFFAGVDRVATIATEKTRAVKMGLDNDKVTLTVTSPDNGTASEEVPAEYSSDGFEIGFNAGYLKDILGQIEGDSVELHLADAGAPTLIRKDDSSPALYVLMPMRV; this comes from the coding sequence ATGAAGGCCACCATCGAACGCACGAATTTGCTGCGCTGTCTCAGCCACGTCCAGTCCGTGGTCGAACGGCGCAACACGATCCCGATCCTGTCCAACGTGCTGATAGAGGCATCGGGCGACGGCCGCGTGACCGTGACGGCCACAGACCTTGACCTGCAGGTCGTGGAGAGCCTGGACGCCGCTTCGGTGGAAGATGCCGGCTCCATCACCGTTTCCGCCCACCTGCTGTTCGACATCGCGCGCAAGCTGCCCGATGGCAGCCAGGTCAGCCTGGAAACCGCGGACAACCGCATGGCGGTGAAGGCCGGGCGCAGCCGCTTCAGCCTGCCGACCCTGCCGCGCGACGACTTCCCGATGATCGTGGAAGGCGATTTGCCGACCAGTTTCGAACTGCCGGCCAAGACGCTGGCCGAGATGATCGACCGCACGCGCTTTGCCATCAGCACCGAAGAAACGCGCTATTACCTCAACGGTATCTTCCTGCATGTGGCGGATGACGATGGCGGCGTGCTGAAGGCTGCTGCCACCGATGGCCACCGCCTTGCCCGCTTCACGCTGGCGCGGCCGGCCGGGGCCGAAGGCATGCCCGATGCCATCATCCCGCGCAAAGCCGTGGCGGAGCTGCGCAAGCTGCTGGAAGAATCCATGGACGGCAACGTCCAGCTGGACCTATCCGCCAGCAAGGTGCGCTTCACCCTGGGCGGTGAAGGCGGCGTGGTGCTGACCAGCAAGCTGATCGACGGGACTTTCCCGGATTACTCGCGCGTCATCCCCACGGGCAATGACAAGCTGCTGAAGATCGATCCCAAGACGTTCTTCGCCGGTGTGGACCGCGTGGCGACCATCGCCACGGAAAAGACGCGCGCCGTGAAAATGGGGCTGGATAACGACAAGGTCACGCTGACCGTCACCAGCCCGGACAACGGCACCGCTTCGGAAGAAGTCCCTGCCGAATATTCGTCCGACGGGTTCGAGATCGGCTTCAACGCCGGTTACCTGAAGGATATCCTTGGCCAGATCGAAGGCGACAGTGTCGAACTTCACCTGGCCGATGCCGGGGCGCCCACGCTGATCCGCAAGGATGACAGCAGCCCCGCGCTGTATGTACTCATGCCGATGAGGGTCTGA
- a CDS encoding FAD-dependent oxidoreductase, whose translation MRQVAIIGSGPAGYYTAEAAQKAFGDDVAVDVFDTLPVPYGLIRTGVAPDHQSIKGVSRRYEKVALTDNVRFVGNVTVGQDISIEELQGLYHAVILATGAPKDRALTIEGAELGNVFGSASFVGWYNGHPEFAALSPDLSGKTAVVVGMGNVALDVARILSKTEGEFAGSDIVGHALDALRDSGLERIVIMGRRGPHQVMMTPKELGELAHLERAAPHVEPRDLPEPEEDAILEPGLRKSVSALREFAAVPEDIKAEKRIAVEFDFFAQPVALHGSGKVEAVEVERTRVEVGRAIGTGETYRIPASLVVTCIGYRTVPIPGVPFDERAGRFANDEGRIMPGLYCVGWARRGPSGTIGTNRPDGYSVVEKVREDIESGALGPGRKRGRAGFDELAEERGIDIVTFRDWKKIEEAEAAAAREGSPREKFVDVEAMIRALQ comes from the coding sequence ATGCGGCAGGTGGCAATCATCGGGTCCGGTCCGGCCGGGTATTACACGGCGGAAGCGGCGCAGAAGGCCTTTGGCGACGACGTGGCCGTCGATGTATTCGATACACTGCCCGTGCCTTACGGCCTGATCCGCACCGGCGTCGCACCCGACCACCAGTCCATCAAGGGCGTTTCCCGGCGTTACGAGAAGGTCGCGCTGACTGACAATGTGCGCTTCGTCGGGAATGTCACCGTGGGCCAGGACATCTCCATCGAGGAGCTGCAGGGCCTGTATCACGCGGTCATATTGGCCACCGGAGCTCCGAAGGACCGCGCACTCACCATCGAAGGGGCGGAGCTGGGCAATGTCTTCGGCAGCGCCTCTTTCGTGGGCTGGTACAACGGCCATCCGGAATTTGCCGCGCTTTCGCCTGACCTCTCCGGCAAGACCGCCGTCGTCGTGGGCATGGGCAATGTGGCGCTGGATGTCGCGCGCATCCTGTCGAAGACCGAGGGCGAGTTCGCCGGCAGCGACATCGTGGGGCACGCGCTGGATGCCCTGCGCGACAGCGGGCTGGAGCGGATCGTGATCATGGGCCGCCGCGGGCCGCACCAGGTCATGATGACGCCCAAGGAGCTGGGCGAGCTGGCGCATCTCGAGCGCGCCGCGCCGCATGTCGAGCCGCGCGACCTACCCGAGCCGGAGGAGGATGCGATCCTGGAGCCGGGCCTGCGCAAGTCCGTCTCCGCCCTGCGCGAATTCGCGGCCGTGCCGGAAGACATCAAGGCGGAGAAACGCATCGCGGTGGAGTTCGACTTCTTCGCCCAGCCGGTGGCCCTGCACGGGTCAGGCAAGGTGGAGGCCGTCGAGGTCGAGCGGACCCGCGTGGAAGTCGGCCGCGCCATCGGCACAGGCGAAACCTATCGCATTCCCGCCAGCCTGGTGGTCACCTGCATCGGCTATCGCACCGTGCCCATCCCCGGCGTCCCGTTCGATGAGCGCGCAGGCCGCTTCGCCAATGACGAGGGACGCATCATGCCGGGCCTGTACTGCGTGGGGTGGGCCCGCCGCGGCCCGAGCGGCACGATCGGGACCAACCGGCCCGACGGCTATTCCGTGGTCGAAAAGGTACGCGAGGATATCGAGAGCGGCGCGCTTGGCCCGGGCCGCAAACGTGGCCGTGCAGGCTTCGACGAGCTGGCAGAAGAGCGCGGGATCGACATCGTCACCTTCCGCGACTGGAAGAAGATCGAGGAAGCCGAAGCCGCCGCGGCGCGCGAAGGCTCACCGCGCGAGAAATTCGTCGATGTGGAAGCAATGATCCGCGCGCTGCAATAA
- a CDS encoding EAL domain-containing protein, whose product MREQVAIAQSAGAEGTGGKKRARRKKAAPASERRKVMRRDPSKDRLEAFRKGTVDVRSWLPFNWVLLAASMLVAVTIASVASSRIPPLVPTILIGIAIAGIAATPRLRAYEYTGETKGRVKMAAFCLVIPMTLFGGAISYWWRYFELTGGAGLSLLLFVGMIAAAFARRHVGTLFASQMGMWLPALIIAQSLFGLLAFVVAAISAVLIARDQLQVEEDEQDEDQARIRAQARARNIIADYEETGQGWFWETDRRGQLSYISAPIAKTLGTTSEDLLGKPLTALFDLGDAKKEGERTLAFHFTARSAFNELPVRAAVEGEDRWWSVSGRPVYDSFDNFAGFRGSGTDLTEKKRSQDKATRLAQYDSLTGLANRHQMAQSLEKILTSPQEKDRACAVLLLDLDRFKVINDTMGHPAGDALLKQVAQRLERTVGAMGRVGRLGGDEFKVIIPKRTERDRLAQLAQDIINTLTQPYVIDGQSVNIGASVGIALFPDNADDSETLIRNADLALYAAKDNGRGRFFFYAEDLHAEAKARAALEKDLREALVKGGLELNYQPVIAAAEEKITGFEALLRWNHPEKGRISPEKFVKIAEETGLIEQIGEWALRTACHDLAKWPDDVRCAVNVSPLQFANPKLPAIITSAIAEAGIPAHRLELEITESVFLSDDANTDAMFAALKKVGVRLALDDFGTGYSSLGYLKKAPFDKIKIDQSFVRGATEPGSRNGAIIQSITSLAHALGMDTTAEGVETLDELDLVRVLGCSHIQGYIYDKPLSMADATERLRTGLDAKAQGPKSARAPRQMMLRKVLLEHAGQVYSGTIRNISVSGALIEGLWNVPPGTIFDVQISSRRKVRVTSRWAKDDKMGVEFTQPLERAADGSLLVLQESACDPIAGSQRKSA is encoded by the coding sequence ATGCGAGAACAGGTCGCGATCGCGCAATCCGCTGGTGCCGAAGGGACTGGCGGGAAAAAGCGCGCGCGCAGGAAGAAGGCTGCGCCTGCTTCCGAGCGCCGCAAGGTCATGCGCCGCGACCCCTCGAAAGACCGGCTCGAGGCCTTCCGCAAGGGCACGGTCGATGTCCGTTCATGGCTGCCATTCAACTGGGTTTTGCTGGCAGCGTCGATGCTGGTCGCCGTCACCATCGCCTCGGTGGCATCATCGCGCATTCCGCCGCTGGTACCTACCATCCTGATCGGCATCGCCATCGCCGGGATCGCCGCAACGCCGCGGCTGAGGGCGTATGAATATACCGGGGAGACCAAGGGCCGCGTGAAGATGGCGGCCTTCTGCCTGGTGATCCCCATGACGCTGTTCGGCGGCGCGATCAGCTATTGGTGGCGCTATTTCGAGCTGACCGGCGGCGCCGGACTGTCGTTGCTGCTGTTCGTGGGCATGATTGCTGCGGCGTTTGCGCGTCGCCACGTCGGCACGCTGTTCGCCAGCCAGATGGGCATGTGGCTGCCCGCCCTCATCATCGCGCAGTCGCTCTTCGGCCTACTGGCCTTTGTCGTTGCGGCAATTTCTGCCGTGCTGATCGCGCGCGACCAGTTGCAGGTGGAAGAGGACGAGCAGGACGAGGACCAGGCCCGCATCCGCGCGCAGGCCCGCGCCCGCAACATCATCGCCGATTACGAGGAGACGGGGCAGGGCTGGTTCTGGGAAACGGACCGGCGCGGACAGCTGAGCTATATCTCTGCCCCGATCGCCAAGACGCTGGGCACCACGTCGGAAGACCTGCTCGGCAAGCCGCTGACCGCGCTGTTCGATCTTGGCGATGCGAAGAAGGAAGGCGAGCGTACGCTGGCGTTCCATTTCACCGCCCGATCCGCCTTCAACGAGCTGCCCGTGCGCGCTGCCGTGGAAGGGGAGGACCGCTGGTGGTCCGTCAGCGGCCGGCCGGTCTATGACAGCTTCGACAATTTCGCAGGTTTCCGCGGCTCAGGCACGGATCTGACCGAGAAGAAGCGCAGCCAGGACAAGGCGACCCGGCTGGCGCAGTACGATTCCCTCACCGGCCTCGCGAACCGCCACCAGATGGCCCAGTCGCTGGAGAAGATCCTTACCTCCCCGCAGGAGAAGGATCGCGCCTGCGCCGTGCTGCTGCTCGACCTCGACCGATTCAAGGTCATCAACGATACGATGGGCCACCCGGCAGGCGATGCGCTGCTGAAACAGGTCGCACAGCGGCTGGAGCGGACGGTTGGCGCGATGGGCCGTGTGGGCCGCCTGGGCGGTGACGAGTTCAAGGTCATCATTCCCAAGCGCACTGAGCGCGATCGGCTGGCGCAGCTGGCGCAGGACATCATCAACACGCTGACGCAGCCCTATGTCATTGACGGGCAGAGCGTGAATATCGGCGCCAGCGTCGGTATCGCCCTGTTCCCCGACAATGCCGATGACAGCGAAACGCTGATCCGCAATGCCGACCTTGCGCTCTATGCCGCAAAGGACAACGGGCGCGGACGGTTCTTCTTCTACGCGGAAGACCTGCACGCCGAGGCGAAGGCGCGGGCCGCGCTGGAGAAGGACTTGCGAGAGGCCCTGGTGAAGGGCGGGCTGGAACTGAATTACCAGCCGGTCATCGCTGCCGCCGAAGAGAAAATCACGGGTTTCGAGGCGCTGCTGCGCTGGAACCATCCGGAAAAGGGCCGGATCAGTCCCGAGAAGTTCGTGAAGATTGCCGAGGAAACCGGCTTGATCGAACAGATCGGCGAATGGGCCCTGCGCACTGCCTGCCACGACCTGGCCAAATGGCCGGACGATGTGCGCTGCGCGGTCAATGTTTCGCCCCTGCAATTCGCCAATCCGAAGCTGCCGGCGATCATCACCAGCGCCATTGCCGAAGCTGGCATCCCCGCACACCGGTTGGAGCTGGAGATTACCGAGAGCGTGTTCCTGTCGGACGATGCCAATACGGATGCGATGTTCGCCGCGCTGAAAAAGGTGGGCGTGCGCCTGGCGCTCGACGATTTTGGGACGGGCTATTCCTCGCTCGGCTATCTGAAGAAAGCGCCGTTCGACAAGATCAAGATCGACCAGAGCTTCGTGCGCGGCGCGACCGAGCCGGGCAGCCGCAACGGCGCCATCATCCAGTCCATCACCAGCCTGGCGCATGCGCTGGGCATGGATACTACGGCGGAAGGCGTGGAAACGTTGGACGAGCTGGACCTGGTGCGTGTCCTGGGCTGCAGCCACATCCAGGGCTATATCTACGACAAGCCGCTATCGATGGCAGATGCCACGGAACGCCTGCGTACGGGCCTCGATGCAAAGGCGCAGGGCCCCAAGTCTGCCCGCGCCCCGCGCCAGATGATGCTGCGCAAGGTCCTGCTGGAGCATGCCGGTCAGGTCTATTCGGGGACAATCCGCAATATCTCCGTCTCCGGTGCGCTGATCGAAGGGCTGTGGAACGTGCCGCCAGGTACGATTTTCGACGTGCAGATATCCAGCCGCCGCAAGGTGCGCGTGACATCGCGCTGGGCAAAGGATGACAAGATGGGCGTGGAGTTCACCCAGCCGCTGGAAAGGGCGGCTGATGGCAGCCTCCTGGTCCTGCAGGAATCGGCCTGCGATCCCATCGCCGGCTCCCAGCGTAAAAGTGCGTAA